In Silene latifolia isolate original U9 population chromosome X, ASM4854445v1, whole genome shotgun sequence, the following proteins share a genomic window:
- the LOC141622330 gene encoding coatomer subunit delta-like isoform X1: protein MNLFVFAVCDIGVYQIVKMVILAVSIISKSGKALVSRQFVTMSRIRVEGYLAAFPKLIGSGKQHTYVETDNVRYVYQPIESLFLIILTSKQSNILEDLETLRILSKLVPEYAPYLDEDEISHNAFELIFAFDEVISLGHRENITVSQVKQYCEMESQEEKLHKIMLQNKINETKDIMKRKASEIGKKKVERTRSGKVLLSLQSMSSGSFERTLSDLGLSSSNGVSGSGSADMDSLISKPKVSSSAAATGPSKGRGMQLGKTQRTNQFLQSLKAEGEEIIEDVRPSSIKSAVAVSPVTVPVMLNVEEKLSVTLKRDGGLANFDVQGTLSLQILEEKDAYLHVQVESKNDPRVVFKTHPNVNKELFSTENILGLKDENRPFPTGQSGDGVGLLKWRMQCTDESVVPITINCWPSVSGNETDVSIEYEASSTFDMKNVIILVPLPSLREPPNVRHIHGEWRYDPRNAVFEWSILFIDNSNRSGSVEFTVPTTDPSAFYPISVQFTAIDTFSGLKVANVIPLKGGSQPNFAQRSHLFTENYRVV, encoded by the exons ATGAACTTGTTTGTATTTGCAGTTTGTGATATTGGAGTTTATCAGATTGTTAAAATG GTTATTCTTGCAGTTTCTATAATAAGTAAATCCGGAAAAG CCCTAGTCTCAAGGCAGTTTGTGACCATGTCACGCATACGAGTTGAAGGATACCTTGCAGCTTTTCCTAAACTGATTGGTTCCGGAAAACAGCATACCTATGTTGAGACTGATAATGTTCGCTATGTCTATCAGCCGATTGAGTCACTTTTCTTAATTATTTTGACGAGCAAGCAGAGTAACATTTTAGAGGATTTGGAGACTTTGAGGATACTTTCTAAACTG GTTCCTGAATATGCACCTTACTTAGATGAGGATGAGATTTCGCACAACGCTTTTGAGCTAATTTTTGCGTTTGATGAAGTCATTTCACTTGGACATCGAGAAAACATTACAGTATCCCAAGTTAAGCAGTACTGTGAAATGGAAAGTCAGGAGGAGAAACTGCATAAAATTATGTTGCAGAACAAGATAAATGAAACAAAGGACATCATGAAGCGTAAGGCTAGCGAGATTGGCAAGAAAAAG GTTGAACGGACAAGAAGTGGTAAAGTTCTTTTGTCTCTACAATCAATGAGCAGTGGATCATTTGAACGAACCCTTAGTGACCTCGGCCTTTCTAGCAGCAATGGTGTATCGGGAAGTGGTAGCGCTGATATGGACTCGTTGATCAGTAAGCCCAAGG TTAGTTCTTCTGCAGCTGCTACTGGGCCGTCTAAGGGTCGTGGAATGCAGCTTGGGAAGACGCAAAGGACAAACCAGTTCTTGCAGTCCTTGAAAGCGGAAGGTGAAGAAATTATTGAGGATGTACGACCAAGTTCTATAAAATCTGCCGTAGCTGTTTCACCAGTTACCGTTCCTGTTATGCTAAATGTCGAGGAGAAGCTCAGTGTGACTCTTAAACGAGACGGTGGGCTAGCAAACTTTGATGTTCAAGGAACCTTGTCTCTTCAAATTCTGGAGGAAAAAGATGCCTATCTTCATGTTCAG GTTGAGTCGAAAAATGACCCGAGAGTTGTGTTCAAAACTCATCCGAATGTGAACAAAGAATTATTCTCAACCGAGAATATATTAGGGCTTAAAGACGAGAATAGACCTTTTCCTACAGGCCAATCTGGGGACGGTGTTGGCCTTTTGAAGTGGAGAATGCAGTGCACGGATGAATCTGTCGTTCCAATAACAA TCAACTGCTGGCCAAGTGTGTCTGGGAATGAAACTGATGTTAGCATTGAATATGAAGCTTCATCGACATTTGACATGAAAAATGTCATCATATTGGTGCCTCTTCCATCACTCAGGGAGCCCCCAAATGTGAGGCATATTCATGGTGAATGGAG GTATGATCCAAGAAACGCGGTTTTTGAATGGTCCATTCTGTTCATTGATAATTCTAATCGCAGCGGATCTGTTGAGTTCACAGTTCCAACCACTGACCCATCAGCCTTTTATCCAATCTCCGTACAATTTACTGCTATAGATACATTCAGCGGATTAAAG GTGGCTAATGTGATACCACTGAAAGGCGGCTCGCAACCAAATTTTGCTCAGAGAAGCCATCTTTTCACAGAGAACTACAGAGTGGTGTGA
- the LOC141618816 gene encoding uncharacterized protein LOC141618816 has translation MRNTPNSNTNSINGSSDLKDPVSNLDSRFNLTLKSVQGLLKGRSFPGKVLLSRRSDPLDTTGIYGSPREFTRSYSENDAGPSEQGDNSPEEQFKIKKATDSSSGTSQSKPPVSPMDTSRESQKAVTSARATDSARIMKFKKELSAPTVTLEKLRQLAWSGVPSDMRPNVWRLLLGYAPPNSDRREGVLRRKRLEYLDCVAQYYDIPDTERSDDEINMLRQIAVDCPRTVPDVTFFQQPAVQKSLERILYTWAIRHPASGYVQGINDLVTPFLVVFLSEHFEGSIDNWSTLELSEEKLTNVEADCYWCLSKLLDGMQDHYTFAQPGIQRLVFKLKELVRRIDDPVSRHMEEHGLEFLQFAFRWFNCLLIREIPFHLVNRLWDTYLAEGDALPDFLVYIAASFLLTWSDKLLKLDFQEMVMFLQHIPTLNWADQELEMVLSRAFMWHSMFNSSPSHLAT, from the exons ATGAGGAACACTCCTAATTCCAACACAAACTCCATTAACGGCTCTTCTGATCTCAAAGACCCTGTTTCTAATCTTGATTCTCGATTTAATCTAACCCTCAAAAGTGTTCAAGG GCTACTCAAAGGTCGCAGTTTTCCTGGTAAAGTATTGTTGAGCCGCCGGTCTGATCCTTTGGATACCACTGGGATTTATGGATCTCCTAGGGAGTTCACAAGGAGTTATTCAGAGAATGATGCTGGACCAAGTGAACAAGGGGATAACTCCCCCGAG GaacaatttaaaataaaaaaggcTACTGATTCCAGCTCTGGTACAAGTCAGTCAAAACCTCCAGTATCCCCAATGGACACATCAAGAGAGTCTCAGAAGGCAGTAACAAGTGCTAGAGCTACAGATTCAGCAAGAATAATGAAATTCAAAAAGGAGCTTTCTGCACCAACTGTTACATTAG AGAAGTTACGTCAGCTAGCATGGAGTGGCGTGCCATCTGATATGCGCCCTAATGTCTGGAGACTTCTTTTG GGATATGCACCACCTAATTCAGATAGAAGGGAAGGAGTTTTGAGGAGGAAGCGCCTTGAGTATCTTGATTGTGTTGCACAGTATTATGATATTCCAGACACTGAACGTTCGGACGATGAAATCAACATGCTTCGCCAG ATTGCAGTTGACTGTCCCAGGACCGTTCCTGATGTTACATTTTTCCAGCAACCTGCTGTTCAGAAATCCCTTGAGCGTATACTCTACACATG GGCGATTCGGCATCCTGCCAGTGGTTATGTACAAGGAATAAATGACCTTGTTACTCCGTTTCTGGTTGTATTCCTGTCAGAACACTTTGAAGGAAGCATTGATAATTGGTCGACTTTGGAGTTGTCTGAAGAGAAACTTACTAACGTTGAGGCTGACTGCTATTGGTGCCTATCAAAATTGCTCGACGGTATGCAAGATCATTACACTTTTGCTCAACCAGGGATCCAGAGGCTTGTTTTCAAACTGAAGGAACTCGTTCGAAGGATTGATG ATCCTGTATCAAGACATATGGAAGAGCATGGACTTGAGTTCCTTCAATTTGCATTTCGGTGGTTTAATTGTCTTCTTATACGCGAG ATCCCTTTTCACCTCGTCAACCGCCTCTGGGATACATACCTTGCTGAAGGAGACGCGCTGCCAGATTTTCTCGTGTACATAGCTGCCAGTTTCCTTTTAACA TGGTCAGATAAACTACTGAAGCTTGATTTCCAAGAGATGGTAATGTTTCTTCAACACATTCCAACATTGAATTGGGCAGATCAAGAGTTGGAGATGGTGCTTTCGAGAGCATTCATGTGGCATTCTATGTTCAACAGTTCTCCTAGCCACTTAGCTACGTAA
- the LOC141618813 gene encoding peroxisomal membrane protein 13-like, which yields MATTSQQGSVPPPKPWEGAGSSSGPAPFRPPSAGTTTDVVEASGTAKPGEIVTTSNQNNNTVNTNVAGRPLPARPWENNYGSSSYGGYGSGLNSGLSYNSGIGTGYGSSMYNSYGGGYGGVGGVGGGMYGNSMYRGGYGGGGLYGSGGYGGGGMYNSAIGGPMGGYGMGGPFPPQDPNNPPASPPGFWISFLRVMEGVVNVFGRISFLVDQNTQAVHFFMTALLQLFNHGGMLYGELAGFVFRILGARRRSRKINPSNPNGLPLPGPNTQMDQKFIDAPKSAPTGSWDNVWG from the exons ATGGCGACCACATCCCAGCAAG GCAGTGTTCCTCCGCCAAAACCTTGGGAAGGAGCAGGTTCATCGTCGGGTCCAGCACCATTCAGACCCCCATCAGCTGGTACTACAACAGATGTTGTGGAAGCTTCTGGAACTGCAAAACCTGGAGAAATCGTTACAACTTCCAATCAAAATAATAATACAGTCAACACAAATGTTGCTGGTAGGCCTCTCCCAGCAAGGCCTTGGGAGAATAACTATGGAAGCAGCAGTTATGGAG GATATGGTTCAGGGTTGAATTCTGGGTTATCTTACAATTCTGGAATTGGAACAGGATATGGGTCAAGCATGTATAATTCGTATGGTGGGGGTTATGGAGGAGTCGGCGGAGTAGGCGGCGGGATGTATGGTAACAGCATGTATAGAGGAGGATACGGTGGCGGTGGACTTTATGGTTCTGGGGGGTATGGAGGTGGAGGAATGTACAATAGCGCTATTGGAGGTCCCATGGGCGGATATGGGATGGGTGGTCCTTTCCCACCTCAAGATCCAAATAACCCTCCTGCCTCCCCGCCTGGATTTTGGATTTCATTCCTTCGTGTG ATGGAAGGAGTGGTAAACGTGTTCGGAAGGATATCATTTCTTGTCGACCAAAATACACAAGCGGTTCACTTTTTCATGACAGCTCTTCTACAG CTATTCAATCATGGAGGAATGCTTTATGGTGAGTTGGCCGGATTTGTGTTCAGAATTTTGGGGGCCAGGAGAAGATCCAGGAAAATTAATCCTTCGAACCCAAATGGGCTCCCTTTGCCAGGACCCAATACGCAGATGGATCAGAAGTTTATAGACGCGCCCAAATCTGCCCCAACCGGCTCATGGGATAATGTATGGGGCTAA
- the LOC141618812 gene encoding uncharacterized protein LOC141618812, which translates to MAAGANPSGNQEQQQQQGFFNGGGDNGNSNNLSNGNSGDNSVVLLGIKHNPGISTHWTAEEQAVLDDGLVKYASEMNVVRYAKIAFSLPNKTVRDIALRCRWLNKKEVSKRRKEDHTRKSKDKREKVTENTSKPPHMASRPGGHPHVMPPVPVDNEDGVSFEAIGGPAGELLQQNQQFFQQISTNFSSFQIQENIGLFCQARDNITKIMNSMSDTPEIMKQMPPLPVKLNDELANTILPRLSHRNQS; encoded by the exons ATGGCAGCTGGTGCAAACCCATCTGGGAATCAagaacagcagcagcagcaaggtTTCTTTAATGGTGGAGGTGATAATGGTAATAGTAATAATTTAAGTAATGGTAATTCAGGTGATAATTCAGTGGTTTTGTTAGGAATTAAGCATAATCCTGGAATTTCTACTCATTGGACTGCTGAAGAACAAGCTGTCTTAGATGATGGGCTTGTCAA GTATGCTTCAGAAATGAATGTCGTTCGTTATGCTAAGATTGCTTTCAGTTTGCCAAATAAGACGGTTCGGGACATAGCACTACGCTGTAGATGGCTTAAT AAAAAAGAGGTCAGCAAGAGACGAAAGGAGGATCATACGAGGAAAAGCAAAGATAAAAGG GAAAAAGTGACTGAAAATACATCAAAGCCGCCACACATGGCATCAAGGCCTGGTGGTCATCCTCATGTAATGCCTCCGGTCCCTGTAGACAATGAAGATGGTGTCTCTTTTGAAG CAATTGGAGGTCCTGCTGGGGAGCTACTTCAGCAAAATCAGCAGTTCTTCCAACAAATTTCCACAAATTTCTCGTCTTTTCAG ATACAAGAAAACATCGGTCTCTTTTGCCAAGCACGGGACAATATTACAAAGATAATGAATAG CATGAGCGATACTCCGGAAATAATGAAGCAAATGCCTCCTTTGCCGGTAAAGTTAAACGACGAGCTAGCAAACACCATCCTCCCTCGACTAAGCCATCGTAATCAATCTTGA
- the LOC141622330 gene encoding coatomer subunit delta-like isoform X2, with protein MNLFVFAVCDIGVYQIVKMVILAVSIISKSGKALVSRQFVTMSRIRVEGYLAAFPKLIGSGKQHTYVETDNVRYVYQPIESLFLIILTSKQSNILEDLETLRILSKLVPEYAPYLDEDEISHNAFELIFAFDEVISLGHRENITVSQVKQYCEMESQEEKLHKIMLQNKINETKDIMKRKASEIGKKKVERTRSGKVLLSLQSMSSGSFERTLSDLGLSSSNGVSGSGSADMDSLISKPKAATGPSKGRGMQLGKTQRTNQFLQSLKAEGEEIIEDVRPSSIKSAVAVSPVTVPVMLNVEEKLSVTLKRDGGLANFDVQGTLSLQILEEKDAYLHVQVESKNDPRVVFKTHPNVNKELFSTENILGLKDENRPFPTGQSGDGVGLLKWRMQCTDESVVPITINCWPSVSGNETDVSIEYEASSTFDMKNVIILVPLPSLREPPNVRHIHGEWRYDPRNAVFEWSILFIDNSNRSGSVEFTVPTTDPSAFYPISVQFTAIDTFSGLKVANVIPLKGGSQPNFAQRSHLFTENYRVV; from the exons ATGAACTTGTTTGTATTTGCAGTTTGTGATATTGGAGTTTATCAGATTGTTAAAATG GTTATTCTTGCAGTTTCTATAATAAGTAAATCCGGAAAAG CCCTAGTCTCAAGGCAGTTTGTGACCATGTCACGCATACGAGTTGAAGGATACCTTGCAGCTTTTCCTAAACTGATTGGTTCCGGAAAACAGCATACCTATGTTGAGACTGATAATGTTCGCTATGTCTATCAGCCGATTGAGTCACTTTTCTTAATTATTTTGACGAGCAAGCAGAGTAACATTTTAGAGGATTTGGAGACTTTGAGGATACTTTCTAAACTG GTTCCTGAATATGCACCTTACTTAGATGAGGATGAGATTTCGCACAACGCTTTTGAGCTAATTTTTGCGTTTGATGAAGTCATTTCACTTGGACATCGAGAAAACATTACAGTATCCCAAGTTAAGCAGTACTGTGAAATGGAAAGTCAGGAGGAGAAACTGCATAAAATTATGTTGCAGAACAAGATAAATGAAACAAAGGACATCATGAAGCGTAAGGCTAGCGAGATTGGCAAGAAAAAG GTTGAACGGACAAGAAGTGGTAAAGTTCTTTTGTCTCTACAATCAATGAGCAGTGGATCATTTGAACGAACCCTTAGTGACCTCGGCCTTTCTAGCAGCAATGGTGTATCGGGAAGTGGTAGCGCTGATATGGACTCGTTGATCAGTAAGCCCAAGG CTGCTACTGGGCCGTCTAAGGGTCGTGGAATGCAGCTTGGGAAGACGCAAAGGACAAACCAGTTCTTGCAGTCCTTGAAAGCGGAAGGTGAAGAAATTATTGAGGATGTACGACCAAGTTCTATAAAATCTGCCGTAGCTGTTTCACCAGTTACCGTTCCTGTTATGCTAAATGTCGAGGAGAAGCTCAGTGTGACTCTTAAACGAGACGGTGGGCTAGCAAACTTTGATGTTCAAGGAACCTTGTCTCTTCAAATTCTGGAGGAAAAAGATGCCTATCTTCATGTTCAG GTTGAGTCGAAAAATGACCCGAGAGTTGTGTTCAAAACTCATCCGAATGTGAACAAAGAATTATTCTCAACCGAGAATATATTAGGGCTTAAAGACGAGAATAGACCTTTTCCTACAGGCCAATCTGGGGACGGTGTTGGCCTTTTGAAGTGGAGAATGCAGTGCACGGATGAATCTGTCGTTCCAATAACAA TCAACTGCTGGCCAAGTGTGTCTGGGAATGAAACTGATGTTAGCATTGAATATGAAGCTTCATCGACATTTGACATGAAAAATGTCATCATATTGGTGCCTCTTCCATCACTCAGGGAGCCCCCAAATGTGAGGCATATTCATGGTGAATGGAG GTATGATCCAAGAAACGCGGTTTTTGAATGGTCCATTCTGTTCATTGATAATTCTAATCGCAGCGGATCTGTTGAGTTCACAGTTCCAACCACTGACCCATCAGCCTTTTATCCAATCTCCGTACAATTTACTGCTATAGATACATTCAGCGGATTAAAG GTGGCTAATGTGATACCACTGAAAGGCGGCTCGCAACCAAATTTTGCTCAGAGAAGCCATCTTTTCACAGAGAACTACAGAGTGGTGTGA